The following are encoded together in the Pleurocapsa sp. FMAR1 genome:
- a CDS encoding phosphatase PAP2 family protein, translating to MQTLLQKLVKFWQNNIHQRLTSLIAAIGTVGILSCLIIIYVVAQISDEVLDREAFILDKIILLWIHSFANPTLDAIMHTFTRLNNPNTVTAIAIFTLALLWWRRYYAEAKIFAIDCLGGVVLSYGLKSVFGKVRPALWQSAIEETSFSYPSGHALGSTVLYGFLAYLLATRYPQFALLIYTVAIFIIGTIGLSRLYLGVHWPTDIIGGYGIGFLWLTFCITMLKLQKMKASELQS from the coding sequence ATGCAAACTCTTCTACAAAAATTAGTTAAATTTTGGCAGAATAACATTCATCAGCGGCTAACCTCTCTAATTGCCGCGATCGGCACTGTTGGGATACTTAGCTGTTTAATCATTATCTATGTTGTGGCTCAAATTTCTGATGAAGTATTAGATCGAGAAGCTTTTATCTTAGATAAAATCATTTTGCTCTGGATTCACTCTTTTGCTAATCCAACTCTTGATGCGATCATGCACACTTTCACCCGCTTGAACAATCCTAATACGGTTACTGCGATCGCTATTTTTACTCTAGCATTACTTTGGTGGCGACGGTATTATGCAGAAGCCAAAATATTTGCGATCGACTGTCTAGGTGGCGTGGTTCTCAGTTATGGTCTTAAATCAGTATTTGGCAAAGTTAGACCTGCTCTTTGGCAGTCTGCCATTGAAGAAACCTCATTTAGTTATCCTAGCGGTCATGCTCTAGGTTCCACGGTTTTATATGGATTTCTTGCTTATCTTTTGGCAACACGCTACCCGCAATTTGCCCTATTAATTTATACAGTGGCAATATTTATCATTGGGACAATTGGCTTAAGTAGACTGTATTTAGGAGTACATTGGCCTACCGACATTATCGGTGGCTATGGTATTGGTTTTTTGTGGCTAACCTTTTGTATCACGATGCTAAAACTGCAAAAAATGAAAGCGTCTGAGCTTCAATCTTAA
- a CDS encoding DUF502 domain-containing protein produces MLQRLKQDLKSDLIAGLLVVIPLATTIWLSISLAKWAIDLFTRIPKQINPFDGLDPILTNFLNFIVGLAVPLLTILIIGLMARNIVGRWLLDFGEQFLQAIPLAGSVYKTLKQILETLLGDSKTKFRRVVMVEYPRKGVWTIGFVTGKVSPTLQTHLAEEMISVFIPTTPNPTSGWYAVVPKKEAIDIDISIEDAFKVLISGGIVSPETPTPKTPTSTPDAHKEVIADNTLVTKTSRLISVEEDG; encoded by the coding sequence GTGCTGCAACGTTTAAAGCAAGATTTAAAAAGCGATTTAATTGCTGGATTATTAGTAGTAATTCCTTTAGCTACAACTATCTGGCTGTCCATTTCATTAGCAAAATGGGCGATCGATTTATTTACCCGTATACCCAAACAGATCAATCCCTTTGATGGATTGGATCCGATTTTAACCAATTTTCTCAATTTTATTGTCGGCTTGGCGGTGCCATTACTGACTATTCTCATTATTGGTTTAATGGCGAGAAATATAGTAGGTCGCTGGCTACTAGATTTTGGGGAACAGTTTCTTCAGGCTATCCCCTTAGCAGGTTCGGTATATAAAACTCTTAAGCAGATTTTAGAAACGCTTTTAGGAGATTCTAAAACTAAATTCAGACGAGTAGTGATGGTGGAATATCCTCGCAAAGGAGTATGGACAATTGGCTTTGTAACAGGAAAAGTCAGTCCTACTCTGCAAACTCATTTGGCAGAGGAGATGATTAGCGTCTTTATTCCTACTACCCCTAATCCAACTTCGGGATGGTATGCTGTAGTTCCCAAAAAGGAGGCGATCGATATTGACATCTCTATTGAAGACGCTTTTAAAGTGCTTATATCGGGTGGAATTGTTAGTCCTGAAACTCCAACCCCAAAAACCCCCACGTCTACTCCTGATGCACACAAAGAAGTTATTGCAGACAACACTTTGGTTACTAAGACATCAAGATTAATTTCTGTAGAAGAAGATGGTTAA
- a CDS encoding efflux RND transporter periplasmic adaptor subunit, with product MAQKAEAEGSVAQVQARLDELQAGTRTEEIAQAEAKVDNSRSAIAKAESELKLVQKRVERNRNLQTEGAITRDSFDEVLNQEQVTKSDLAGAKANFQEAKQALVQLKAGSRPQTIAQAQAELVQAKGRLEGIEAQLADTTVVAPTSGIIASRDAKVGQITSASQMLFSIIENGRLELGLQIPETLIGKIKPGQLVQISSNANRDLDLTGKVREIDPLIDDSSRQATVEVDLPSGTNLKPGMFLNAAVSTNTSKGQAVPIKALLPQSDNQAIAFVLQSDNTVKAQTVKMGEILSGEKVEVIEGLQSGDRIVIEGAAYLKDGDRVKVSNGI from the coding sequence TTGGCACAGAAAGCAGAAGCAGAAGGTTCAGTTGCTCAAGTTCAAGCTCGCTTAGATGAGTTACAGGCAGGAACACGTACCGAAGAAATAGCTCAAGCAGAAGCTAAGGTAGATAATTCAAGATCGGCGATCGCCAAAGCTGAATCCGAGCTAAAATTAGTCCAGAAAAGAGTTGAACGTAACCGAAATCTTCAGACAGAGGGAGCAATTACTCGCGATAGCTTTGATGAAGTTCTCAATCAAGAACAGGTTACAAAATCGGATTTAGCTGGAGCTAAAGCCAATTTTCAAGAGGCAAAACAGGCTTTGGTACAGTTAAAGGCTGGCTCTCGTCCCCAAACTATTGCTCAAGCACAAGCAGAACTAGTTCAAGCAAAAGGACGGTTAGAGGGAATTGAAGCCCAGCTTGCAGATACGACTGTTGTTGCTCCTACTAGCGGTATTATTGCCTCAAGAGATGCTAAGGTCGGACAAATCACCTCTGCTTCCCAAATGCTGTTTTCCATTATTGAAAATGGACGTTTGGAGTTGGGACTACAAATACCTGAAACCTTAATTGGCAAAATAAAACCAGGACAACTGGTACAAATTAGCTCCAATGCCAATCGAGATTTAGACCTGACTGGAAAAGTAAGAGAGATCGATCCCCTAATCGATGATAGCTCTCGTCAGGCAACTGTAGAGGTAGATTTGCCTAGTGGGACAAATCTCAAGCCAGGAATGTTTCTTAATGCAGCAGTTAGCACTAATACAAGCAAGGGGCAAGCTGTCCCCATTAAGGCATTGTTACCCCAGTCTGATAACCAAGCAATTGCCTTTGTCTTGCAGTCTGATAATACAGTGAAAGCTCAGACAGTCAAAATGGGAGAGATTCTTTCTGGTGAAAAAGTAGAGGTAATTGAAGGTCTACAATCAGGCGATCGCATTGTGATCGAGGGTGCAGCTTATCTCAAAGACGGCGATCGCGTTAAAGTGAGCAATGGCATTTAG
- a CDS encoding matrixin family metalloprotease, with protein MINHWRSLLPKLAVLAIATLVILIFGSSWLDSQISLSADLPPAKVHSLPKSLANWQDRAKSGDYFRQTKSTPLGYLVWSKFPVTVFVEKPLKASIADTAAERRFQEWVIAVRKAIAGWNVYLPLKEIADSEKADIVIWRSQPEREAKLNPDTGLFDIPRAVTAETNYKFYLGQKPRLIAHKMTIEISPSYTGESLLATARHELGHALGIWGHSSNKNDALYFSQVSYPPAISSRDINTLKKIYQQPTKLGWKI; from the coding sequence TTGATAAATCATTGGCGATCGCTTTTACCCAAGCTGGCTGTTTTGGCGATCGCAACTTTGGTCATTTTGATTTTTGGCAGTAGCTGGCTCGATTCTCAAATTTCTTTATCTGCTGATTTACCCCCTGCTAAAGTCCATTCTCTTCCCAAATCTTTAGCTAATTGGCAGGATCGAGCAAAAAGCGGTGACTATTTTCGCCAGACTAAGTCAACTCCCTTGGGCTATTTAGTTTGGTCTAAGTTTCCAGTTACGGTCTTTGTAGAGAAGCCTCTTAAGGCAAGTATCGCCGATACCGCAGCCGAGCGGCGTTTTCAAGAGTGGGTGATAGCGGTGCGTAAAGCGATCGCCGGATGGAATGTCTATTTACCCCTCAAAGAAATAGCCGACTCAGAAAAAGCCGATATAGTTATCTGGCGATCGCAACCTGAAAGAGAAGCCAAATTAAATCCTGATACAGGACTTTTTGATATCCCTAGAGCAGTTACAGCCGAAACCAACTACAAATTTTATTTAGGACAAAAACCTCGGTTGATCGCTCATAAAATGACTATAGAGATTAGCCCTAGCTATACAGGAGAAAGTCTTTTAGCTACCGCACGCCATGAATTAGGTCATGCTTTAGGAATTTGGGGACATAGTTCAAATAAGAATGATGCGCTGTATTTTTCACAAGTAAGCTATCCTCCTGCAATTTCTTCACGGGATATCAACACCCTCAAAAAGATTTATCAGCAGCCAACCAAATTAGGTTGGAAAATCTAG
- the secG gene encoding preprotein translocase subunit SecG, producing MNTYQIVQIIWAACAFLTVVLILLHSPKGDGLGGIGGQSQMFTSTKSAENALNRITWGLGIAFIALTVVLSAGWLG from the coding sequence ATGAATACCTATCAAATAGTTCAGATTATTTGGGCAGCTTGTGCCTTTTTAACGGTTGTCTTAATTTTGTTACACAGTCCTAAAGGAGATGGTTTAGGGGGAATTGGTGGACAATCTCAAATGTTTACCAGTACTAAAAGTGCTGAAAATGCTTTAAATCGTATTACTTGGGGTTTGGGTATTGCCTTTATAGCTCTAACTGTTGTCTTGAGCGCAGGTTGGTTAGGCTAG
- the gpmI gene encoding 2,3-bisphosphoglycerate-independent phosphoglycerate mutase — protein sequence MDQAPISPVVLAILDGWGHRESAEANAIVTAQTPIFDSLQTAYPHTLINTSGKDVGLPNGQMGNSEVGHLNLGAGRVVPQELVRISDAVEDGSILENQELIAACTKANAAGGKLHLIGLCSEGGVHSHLKHILGLLKLAKSNNVKDVCIHAITDGRDTYTTEGIKALSKIQDFIDQVGIGRIVTISGRYFAMDRDRRWDRVQQAYEIMTRDNITDNRSVSEILEGFYAQEITDEFITPTRIASGAIKPSDSIIFYNFRPDRARQLTYAFVNDSFDGFTREKIEPLHFVTFTQYDANAPVEVAFKPQNLTNILGEVIADHGLRQFRTSETEKYPHVTYFFNGGLEQPLEGEDREMVQSPMVATYDRAPEMSAVAVTDVVCKAVKKQIYSLIVVNYANPDMVGHTGNLEAAVKAVETVDKCLGKLVETVNQAGGTLLITADHGNAEYMKDQAGNPWTAHTTNPVPFILVEGEARKIVGHGTEVPLREGGCLADIAPTILEILQLTQPAEMTGRSLIESAVYEARKERTPIQISM from the coding sequence ATGGATCAAGCACCTATATCTCCAGTGGTGCTAGCTATCTTAGATGGTTGGGGTCATCGTGAATCAGCAGAGGCTAACGCTATTGTCACTGCCCAGACACCAATATTCGATAGCTTGCAGACTGCATATCCCCACACGCTAATTAATACATCTGGTAAAGATGTTGGTTTGCCCAATGGTCAAATGGGTAATTCGGAGGTGGGACACTTAAATTTGGGTGCGGGAAGAGTTGTTCCTCAAGAATTGGTTAGAATATCTGATGCCGTTGAAGATGGTTCAATTCTAGAAAATCAAGAATTAATTGCTGCCTGTACCAAAGCCAACGCTGCGGGAGGAAAACTACATCTAATTGGTCTTTGTTCTGAAGGTGGGGTTCATTCTCATCTTAAGCATATTTTGGGGTTACTAAAATTAGCCAAGTCTAACAATGTCAAAGATGTCTGTATTCACGCTATTACTGATGGTAGAGATACCTACACTACAGAAGGAATTAAAGCATTAAGCAAGATTCAAGACTTTATCGATCAGGTTGGCATAGGACGCATAGTTACTATTAGTGGTCGTTATTTTGCCATGGATCGCGATCGCCGTTGGGATCGGGTTCAGCAAGCCTACGAAATTATGACTAGGGACAACATTACCGACAATCGTTCTGTGTCAGAGATTCTAGAAGGCTTTTATGCCCAAGAAATTACCGATGAGTTTATTACACCTACCAGAATAGCTTCAGGCGCAATTAAACCTAGTGATTCAATTATATTCTATAATTTTCGCCCAGATAGGGCAAGACAGCTAACCTATGCCTTTGTAAATGATAGTTTTGATGGCTTTACTAGAGAAAAAATAGAACCTCTACATTTTGTTACTTTTACTCAGTACGATGCTAATGCCCCTGTAGAAGTGGCTTTTAAACCCCAAAACCTGACTAATATTTTAGGTGAAGTAATTGCCGATCATGGCTTACGTCAGTTTCGCACCTCAGAAACCGAAAAATATCCCCACGTTACTTATTTCTTTAATGGCGGTTTAGAACAGCCTCTAGAAGGAGAAGACAGAGAAATGGTTCAAAGCCCTATGGTTGCAACCTATGACCGTGCGCCAGAGATGTCGGCAGTAGCAGTAACGGATGTAGTTTGTAAGGCAGTCAAAAAGCAGATTTACTCTTTAATTGTGGTTAACTATGCTAACCCTGATATGGTGGGACATACAGGTAACTTAGAAGCAGCAGTTAAGGCGGTCGAAACTGTAGATAAATGTTTAGGAAAATTAGTTGAAACTGTCAATCAAGCTGGTGGAACACTCTTAATTACTGCCGATCATGGTAATGCTGAATACATGAAAGATCAAGCTGGTAATCCTTGGACAGCCCATACCACCAATCCTGTCCCCTTTATCTTAGTTGAAGGTGAAGCCAGAAAAATAGTGGGACATGGGACTGAGGTGCCACTGAGAGAAGGTGGTTGTCTAGCAGATATTGCCCCAACCATTTTAGAAATATTGCAGCTAACTCAACCAGCAGAAATGACTGGCAGATCTTTGATTGAGTCAGCAGTTTACGAAGCCAGAAAAGAGCGTACTCCAATTCAGATATCAATGTGA
- a CDS encoding thiol-disulfide oxidoreductase DCC family protein, translating into MTSTSTQSTNNQSKPAWKIKLLYDGECPLCVREVNFLTKKDRGRGIVRFVDIADLNYSPQDNAGIDFATAMGRIHAILPDGTVIQNVEVFRRVYEELGMGWIYAITKLPILGAIANWLYGIWADWRLKLTGRPNIDAVIAQRQEKLKLKSNSGRCKVN; encoded by the coding sequence ATGACTTCAACTTCAACACAATCTACTAACAATCAATCAAAACCAGCTTGGAAAATAAAGTTGCTATATGACGGCGAATGCCCCTTATGTGTGCGGGAAGTAAACTTTCTAACCAAAAAAGATAGAGGCAGAGGAATTGTCCGCTTTGTCGATATTGCCGATCTCAATTACAGTCCTCAAGACAATGCAGGAATAGACTTTGCCACGGCTATGGGCAGAATCCACGCAATTTTGCCTGATGGCACTGTAATCCAAAATGTCGAGGTATTTCGACGAGTTTATGAAGAGTTAGGTATGGGGTGGATTTATGCTATAACCAAATTACCAATTTTAGGTGCGATCGCCAACTGGCTTTATGGTATTTGGGCAGACTGGCGACTAAAGCTTACAGGTAGACCAAATATTGATGCTGTAATTGCCCAAAGGCAAGAAAAACTAAAATTAAAGTCAAACTCAGGCAGATGTAAGGTAAATTAA
- a CDS encoding CBS domain-containing protein: protein MDIILCHQTVDFDALGSAIGLSRLKLGAKIVLTGGAHPTVKNFLALYRDEFDFAEMRSINSKAIAIIYIVDTQKSDRLGAAADWLNLPSLKGIEVFDHHLDTNSDIRATEIHTEAVGAITTYITELLQEQNVTLTPFEATAMALGIHVDTGSLTFEQTTPRDARAIAWLLEQGANVSIIAEYNEPGLSNELQDLFKYALNNLKQTSVHGYTVATVLLQTEKFVSGLATLTARLIDLTESDILLLGHQYQRSTSQKLVVIGRSRIPETNLNQLFTPFGGGGHSQAASMSTQTDEPKQLFEQLLNELQQQIPQPPTARDIMSSPVRTIRPDVTIEQAQRILFRYGHSGLSVVDEKDSLVGIISRRDLDLAIHHGFDHAPVKGYMSRNLKTITPDTPLPEIESLMVTYDVGRLPVLEVGELIGIVTRTDVLRQLHDQRHDSQADQNDRQNLTSRLLPTLQKRLKPAIWQLLQKVTSAAQSRGWNLYLVGGGVRDVLLTSDSEPLLLQDIDLVVDGYHRSADDRAGVELAETIQAMYPNVSASIHGEFQTAALSWHQDPALGNLLIDIATARTEFYPYPAANPQVEASSIRQDLYRRDFTINALAVRLTPPKRGEFSRKGDLLDFFGGLLDLRARQIRVLHANSFIEDPTRIYRAVRFAVRLGFTIEPQTQEYIDYALKSGVYEKLRIGDRQAPALTTRLRAELKYILQANYWKPALKLLSKLNALSCLHPDLSLTPALEWEIHCVSKWLTYFESQSVSQHWLIRLEALIAHLKPNDRITVANNLQLPKDSLQRLQQLETLETEVTTKLNNCSSPSQIYQTLYSYKTLGLILFAAKSKKHIRRLVWQYITNLSQVKPLLNGQDLKILGFKPGPLYKQILDDVLAATLDGKIGDRITAKEYVKAKY from the coding sequence ATGGATATAATTCTGTGCCATCAAACTGTAGATTTTGACGCTTTAGGTTCGGCAATTGGCTTATCTCGGCTCAAATTAGGAGCAAAAATTGTCCTAACTGGAGGCGCACATCCGACGGTGAAAAACTTTCTGGCACTATATCGAGATGAATTTGATTTTGCCGAAATGCGAAGTATAAATAGTAAGGCGATCGCCATTATTTATATTGTCGATACCCAAAAGAGCGATCGCCTGGGTGCAGCAGCAGACTGGTTAAACTTGCCTAGCCTTAAGGGAATTGAAGTTTTTGACCATCATCTAGATACTAATTCCGATATTCGGGCAACCGAGATTCATACTGAAGCCGTAGGGGCAATTACCACCTACATTACTGAATTATTGCAGGAGCAGAATGTTACTTTAACACCTTTTGAAGCAACGGCGATGGCGTTGGGAATTCATGTAGACACGGGAAGTTTAACCTTTGAACAAACTACTCCCCGTGATGCTAGAGCGATCGCTTGGTTGCTGGAACAAGGGGCAAATGTGTCTATAATCGCTGAATATAATGAGCCAGGTTTATCCAATGAGCTACAGGACTTATTTAAATACGCGCTCAATAACCTCAAGCAAACATCTGTGCATGGATACACTGTAGCGACCGTACTATTGCAGACTGAAAAGTTTGTCAGCGGTTTGGCTACTTTAACAGCAAGATTAATCGATCTAACCGAAAGCGATATCTTATTGTTGGGTCATCAGTACCAAAGAAGCACAAGTCAAAAACTAGTCGTAATTGGGCGATCGCGTATACCAGAAACCAATCTCAATCAGCTTTTTACGCCTTTCGGTGGTGGTGGTCATAGTCAAGCAGCCTCTATGTCTACGCAAACAGATGAGCCTAAGCAATTATTTGAGCAGTTGTTAAACGAGCTACAGCAGCAAATTCCCCAGCCGCCAACCGCTAGAGACATCATGTCTTCCCCTGTACGGACTATTCGCCCTGATGTAACTATTGAACAGGCACAAAGAATACTGTTTCGCTATGGTCATTCTGGACTATCGGTAGTGGATGAAAAGGATAGTTTAGTAGGGATAATATCCCGCCGAGATTTAGATTTAGCCATTCATCACGGTTTCGATCATGCCCCTGTCAAAGGCTATATGAGCCGTAATCTTAAGACTATTACTCCTGATACCCCACTGCCTGAGATAGAGTCTTTGATGGTGACTTACGACGTGGGTAGATTACCTGTATTAGAAGTTGGTGAATTAATTGGCATTGTGACTCGTACCGATGTTCTACGCCAGCTACACGATCAGCGTCATGATAGCCAAGCAGATCAAAACGATCGCCAGAATTTAACTTCTCGTTTATTACCCACCCTGCAAAAACGATTAAAGCCTGCTATTTGGCAACTACTACAGAAAGTAACCAGCGCAGCACAGTCAAGAGGTTGGAATCTCTATCTAGTTGGCGGAGGAGTCAGGGACGTTTTGTTGACCAGCGATAGTGAACCTTTGTTGTTACAGGATATTGATTTGGTAGTTGATGGCTATCATCGATCTGCCGACGATCGCGCTGGGGTAGAATTGGCTGAGACTATTCAGGCTATGTATCCGAACGTCAGCGCATCTATACATGGAGAGTTTCAGACAGCAGCTTTGTCTTGGCATCAAGATCCTGCGTTGGGTAATCTTTTAATTGATATTGCTACTGCGCGCACCGAGTTTTATCCTTATCCCGCAGCCAACCCCCAAGTAGAAGCTAGCTCAATTCGTCAAGACTTATATCGCCGAGATTTTACGATTAATGCCCTAGCTGTCAGGCTCACGCCTCCCAAACGGGGCGAATTTTCTCGTAAAGGGGACTTGTTGGACTTTTTTGGCGGTTTATTAGATTTGCGAGCGCGTCAAATCCGCGTCCTTCATGCAAACAGTTTTATTGAAGATCCTACCCGTATTTATCGCGCTGTTAGGTTTGCGGTACGTTTGGGTTTTACTATTGAGCCTCAAACCCAAGAGTATATCGACTATGCGCTTAAAAGTGGCGTGTATGAAAAATTGAGAATTGGCGATCGCCAAGCTCCTGCTTTAACCACAAGACTACGAGCCGAATTAAAATATATCCTGCAAGCTAACTACTGGAAACCTGCTTTAAAGCTGTTGTCCAAGTTAAATGCTTTGAGTTGTTTGCATCCAGATTTAAGCTTAACTCCAGCTTTGGAATGGGAAATACACTGCGTTTCCAAGTGGTTAACTTATTTTGAATCTCAATCTGTATCCCAACACTGGTTAATCAGGTTAGAAGCTTTGATTGCTCACTTGAAACCAAATGACAGAATAACAGTAGCAAATAATCTTCAGCTACCAAAAGATAGTTTACAGCGATTACAGCAGTTGGAAACCTTAGAAACAGAAGTTACTACTAAGTTGAATAATTGCAGTTCTCCCAGTCAAATATATCAGACATTGTATTCTTATAAAACTTTAGGATTAATTTTATTTGCTGCTAAAAGTAAGAAGCATATTCGTCGTTTGGTTTGGCAATATATCACTAATTTATCTCAAGTAAAACCATTGTTAAATGGTCAAGATTTAAAAATCCTAGGTTTCAAACCAGGGCCATTATATAAACAGATTTTAGATGATGTTTTAGCAGCTACTCTTGATGGTAAGATAGGCGATCGCATCACTGCCAAAGAATATGTAAAGGCTAAATATTAG
- a CDS encoding GNAT family N-acetyltransferase, with protein sequence MNENEFAPGKSSIRIETVVYQDAIEAIKNIRTRVFQEEQGVSSELEFDGLDKDATHFLAYWNNKAVGTTRIREVDHNTAKIERLAVLPEARKQGIGKKLMITALETISLQNKSQAIVHAQAYIAQLYQQLGFEIVGKEFDEANIPHVKMVKQLSRTY encoded by the coding sequence ATGAACGAAAATGAATTTGCTCCTGGTAAAAGTTCAATAAGAATTGAAACTGTAGTGTATCAAGACGCAATAGAAGCAATCAAAAATATCAGAACCAGAGTATTTCAGGAAGAACAAGGAGTTTCATCTGAATTAGAGTTTGATGGATTAGATAAAGATGCAACCCATTTTCTAGCATACTGGAATAACAAAGCGGTAGGAACAACTAGAATTAGAGAAGTTGACCATAATACAGCCAAAATTGAAAGGCTAGCAGTTTTACCAGAAGCAAGAAAGCAGGGTATTGGTAAAAAGCTGATGATAACAGCTTTAGAAACTATCTCGCTGCAAAACAAGTCCCAAGCAATTGTTCATGCTCAAGCCTATATCGCCCAGCTATATCAACAGCTAGGATTTGAAATAGTAGGCAAAGAGTTTGATGAAGCTAATATCCCCCATGTAAAAATGGTTAAGCAGTTAAGTAGGACTTACTGA
- a CDS encoding TIGR04283 family arsenosugar biosynthesis glycosyltransferase has protein sequence MAQYTISIIIPVLNEARVIKQTVGRLQKNYGVEIIVIDGGSQDNTVAIAQQTGSTVLTVAGKGRAAQMNAGAAIAQGDIVLFLHADTQLPLNFKYLAVHTLKQPGAIAGAFELAIAGTDKSLRWIEIMVKMRSRLLSLPYGDQAIFLKKQTFEEVGGFADLPIMEDFELVQRLKRQGKIAIAPAQVITSGRRWQKLGVWQTTLINQLVIAGYYLGISPDKLSNLYRSRNK, from the coding sequence ATGGCTCAATATACTATTAGCATTATTATCCCAGTTCTTAACGAAGCAAGAGTTATTAAACAAACTGTAGGGCGACTTCAAAAAAATTATGGTGTCGAGATAATTGTGATTGATGGGGGAAGTCAGGACAATACCGTAGCTATAGCACAGCAAACAGGGTCTACAGTGCTTACGGTAGCAGGTAAAGGACGAGCAGCGCAAATGAATGCAGGCGCAGCTATTGCCCAAGGCGATATTGTACTATTTCTCCATGCAGACACTCAACTACCTTTAAATTTTAAATATTTAGCTGTCCACACCCTAAAACAACCTGGAGCGATCGCAGGAGCGTTTGAATTGGCGATCGCAGGGACAGATAAATCCCTCCGCTGGATTGAAATCATGGTCAAAATGCGATCGCGTCTGTTGTCTTTACCCTATGGAGATCAGGCAATTTTTCTGAAAAAGCAGACGTTTGAGGAGGTGGGGGGATTTGCTGATTTACCAATCATGGAAGACTTTGAGCTAGTACAGCGACTTAAGCGTCAGGGAAAAATTGCGATCGCTCCTGCACAAGTAATTACTTCTGGTAGACGTTGGCAAAAGTTAGGAGTTTGGCAAACAACTTTAATTAATCAGCTAGTAATTGCGGGGTATTATTTGGGCATCTCTCCTGATAAGCTGAGTAATTTATATCGAAGTCGAAATAAATAA
- a CDS encoding DUF6816 family protein — MICTKSLLKILLIFSILFSFADSVSAAPIAERLQQFPQWHNKPPVQLAKGDLEYPEWMAGTWNVESTLVEKIAPLAPEIVTPGFEDNDNYLNQAIAFQVRFGTEYYSPPTGLFSKFNSSQPFVVADRAFNGKKIAQAYLGDDNVYQVKIDPDNPNQQITFLRGERKLISKITGRTKEIPSQEQFIATEVTQQLFRSPQRLYLNEVETTSDYHLLDSGNVSAEQITAIYLSPQDPDYFTAGDRPVALYRYHLDLFKQS; from the coding sequence ATGATTTGTACAAAAAGTCTATTAAAGATTCTGCTGATTTTCAGCATACTATTTAGTTTTGCTGACTCAGTATCGGCAGCACCAATTGCAGAGCGTCTGCAACAATTTCCTCAGTGGCACAATAAACCACCAGTACAGCTTGCCAAAGGAGATTTAGAATACCCTGAGTGGATGGCTGGAACATGGAACGTAGAAAGCACATTAGTCGAAAAAATAGCTCCCCTCGCCCCCGAAATTGTCACTCCTGGCTTTGAAGATAACGATAATTATCTCAATCAGGCGATCGCTTTTCAGGTTAGATTTGGTACGGAATACTATTCTCCCCCCACAGGGCTATTTTCAAAGTTTAATTCTTCTCAACCATTTGTAGTGGCAGATCGAGCCTTTAACGGTAAAAAAATTGCCCAGGCATATTTAGGAGATGACAATGTTTATCAGGTAAAAATCGATCCTGATAATCCTAATCAGCAGATTACTTTTTTGCGGGGGGAAAGGAAGCTCATCTCTAAAATAACAGGACGGACGAAAGAAATTCCCAGTCAAGAGCAATTTATTGCCACCGAAGTCACTCAGCAGCTATTTAGATCTCCTCAAAGACTCTACCTAAATGAGGTAGAAACTACCTCTGACTATCACTTATTAGACTCAGGAAACGTCAGTGCCGAACAAATTACGGCTATTTATCTTTCTCCTCAAGATCCTGATTATTTCACGGCAGGCGATCGCCCTGTGGCACTATATCGCTATCATTTAGATTTATTTAAACAGTCTTAA